ATGAATATCACCAAATAAGATTGTATTATTTACATTATTACTAATAGTTTTAGCCGGTTCACTGCTAATGCTTTCTTCTTCAAGGTCTTCATACGTACTGAAATCTTCTTGAGCTGTTTTTAAAGGTTCACTTTGTGTAAAGTCAGTTTCTTTAAAACTATCCAAAGTAACATCATTAGTTTCTAAGAAACTATTTGTTGTTAGTTCATTAAACTCTTCATAATCTTCAGTTCTAATTTGATCTTCTTCAGCAAAGTCACTTTCAGGAGCTGATTGATATTTTTCTACTGTATGAACATCTTCTTCATTCTCTTCAGCTTCTTTAATATAATGCTTACCATGTAAGAAATGCACTTTATCTTCTTCTGAATTAAATCGTATTTCTTTGTTAGGCTCTTCAAATGATAATGGTTCACCATATAACTCATTGTAATCAGCAGTTTGAATAAAATCATTGTTTGTTGCGTCCATATCAGCTGTATTTAAGAATGTATCATAATGTTTTCCATTTAATGTATCATCAAGAACTACTATTTCTTCTTCAACAAATTCAATTTCATCTACTTTATCAAAATTATCACTAATTGTTTTATTAACTGATTCAACTAAATAAGCTATATTTTCATCAGTTAAATTATAAGTTTCATTAGTATCATCTTCAGTTAATTCTTCAAGGGTCTCATTTAATAAATCATTATCAATTGTTTCAACTTTCATATTAGTGATTAAAACTTCACCATCATTTGAAACAACTTCTTCAAATGATAATTGTTTAGGTTTCATTTTTTCTTCTTCTTGTTTTCACACATTTTCAGATAATGAATTTAATCTTTTTTGTTTTTGTTTGTTTTTATTAATTAAACTATATGGATCTTGTAAATCTTGAATTAATTTTTTAGTTTTTTGCTCGTTAACAACTTTAACATTATTCTTTGCTTCTAAAATTTCAATTCTAGCCAGATATTTTTCTCAAGCTTGTGCAGAATCTTTTTTATTGTCATCAAGTCAGATTAAATACATTGCATATTTTCTAATGTGTTCTTGAATTTGCTTATGATAGTCTAAAATTTCTCTTTTAAGAATTGCTAAAGTAGCATCAGCAGAAAACTTTTGAACTAAAATATAATTATTAATTTTGTTTATTAAATCTAGTGAAACGTTTCTCATAATAATCCCCCTTTTTATTAAATTATACTTTATTTGAATATATTAATTATTTATAATAATAAAAAAGCAGTGAAACCACTGTTTTTTTACATTTTATTAAGTTTATCAACTACTAATTCTAATTGTTGTTTATATAAATTATATTTTTCATTTTCTTCAGCAATTTTTGCTGGAGCAGCTTTAGAGATGAAATTTTGATTATTTAACATCTTTTCAGATCTTAAAATTTCATTTTCAAGCTCTTTTTTCTTACTAATTAATTCTGCTAACATTTTATCTTTATCAATGAAATCATCGTTTGAAATTTCGATAAAGAAATCTAATACAGGTAAACTTGTTGTTTCAGTTTCTACTTGTTTATCAACTGTTAAATTAGCATTAACAAACTCATTTAAGAAAATGTTTATTTCATTTAAATATTTACTTAGTACAGTTAAATTTCCATTAGTTGCATTTCAGTTTAATACAACAGTATTTTTAATGTTATTTACTGCTCTAAACTCTCTAATTGAATTAATTAATTCAATAACCACGTTAATATAATCAGTTTCAAAGTTAAATTCTTGATCAAATCATGATTCTTCTAAAATTGAAGCTTTCATATCTAAAGTTTTATAGATGTGTTCGGTTACAAATGGTAAATATGGATGTAACATAATTAAAATATTTTTTAATAAATAAACAATTACTTGTTGAGTAGCTTCTTTTGTTGCAGGATTATTTAAGTTAACTTTTGCAAACTCAATATATCAACTACAGTATGTGTTTCACACAAAATCATAAAGCATTTTTCCTGCAATAGCAAACTCATATTTATCAATTAAATAATTAACTTGTTTTGAAACTTTACTAAATTCAGTTAGGATTCATTTATCAGTTTCGTTTAATTGTTTCGAACCTAAGATTTCTGATTGATTTCAAGGTTTGAAATCTTCTTCTAAATTCATTAGTACGTATCTTGAAGCATTTCATAATTTATTAATAAAATTTCAAGCTGATTTAACTTTATTATCACTATATCTGATATCTTGACCTGGGGTTGAATTAGTTAGTAATGAAAATCTTAATGAATCTGATCCATTGTTTGCAATAACATCCATTGGATCAATTCCATTACCTAATGATTTACTCATTTTAGTTCCATACTCATCTCTTACTAAACCATGAATTAAAACATCTTTAAATGGAATTTGACCTGTATATTCAATTGTTTGGAAAATCATTCTTGAAACTCATGAAAAGATAATGTCATGTCCTGTTACTAAAACACCATTAGGTAAATATTCTTTGAAATATTTAGATTTAAATCCTTCTCCACGCATTAAAGTAGCAAACGGTCATAAACCTGATGAAAATCATGTATCTAAAACATCTTCATCTTGAATTCAGTTTTCAGCATCACTTGGTGCTATCATTCCAACATAAATTTTAGTTTTATCATCTTTGTGGTATCAAGCTGGAATTCTATGTCCTCATCACAATTGTCTTGAAATAGTTCAATCATGAATGTTCTCCATTCATTTTTTTAATACTTGATCAAAACGTTCAGGGAAGAATTTAATGCTTTCATCACTTTTTTGCAGTTTTAAAATCATGTCAGCAAAACTATCCATTTTAACAAATCATTGATCACTTAAATATGGTTCAACAATTGCATTACTTCTTTCACTAAATCCAACTTGATGAATCATTGGTTCTGCTTTGATGAATGTATTAGCTTTTGTAAGGTTTTCAATTATTTTAATTCTTGCTTCAAAACGATCAAGTCCTTGATATTCACTTCCACCCATTTCATTAATAGTTCCATCTTCATTCATACAAATAGGTTTAGCTAAATTATGATGAACACCAATTTCAAAATCATTTAAATCATGTGCAGGAGTACACTTCATAACCCCAGTTCCAAAGTCTAATTCAACATAATCATCAGCAATAATTGGAATAAGCTGGTTATTAACTGGATTAATTACATTTTTACCAATAAATGAAAGATATCTTTCATCTTTAGGATTAACTACTAAACATTGATCTGCAAACATAGTTTCAGGTCTTGTTGTTGCAACACTTAAAAATTCATTGCTTCCTTCAAGCATGTATTTAAAATGATACATAAATCCTTCAACTTCTTTATAAATTACTTCAATATTTGAAATTGCAGTTTTTTGCATTGGATCTCAGTTAACAATACGTTTCCCTTTGTAAATTAATCCTTTGTTATAAAAGTCAACAAAGATTTCTGTCACAATTTTATTAATATCATCATCTAAACTGAATTTTTCAAGACTATAATCAAATGCTAAACCTAATTTAGCTCATTGTTGTCTAATGATTGCAGCATATTCATGTTTTCATTTTCAAGCTTGCTCTAAGAATTTTTCTCTTCCTAAATCAAAACGATTAATACCTTGTTCTCTTAACTTAGCTTCTACTTTAACTTGTGTACTGATTCCAGCGTGATCCATTCCAGGTAAGTATAAAACATCAAAGCCATTTAGCTTTTTAAATCTAATAATAGCATCTTGCAAACTTCCATCTCATGCATGACCAATGTGTAATTTTCCTGTTACGTTTGGTGGAGGTAAAACAATTGAAAATTTTAGTTTTTTAGAATCTGGATTTGCTTTAAAATAATTATTTTCAATTCATCAATCATATCTATTTTCTTCAACGATTTGATAATTATATTTAGCATCTAATTCTTTTTTCATTAGTAATCTCTCCATTTCAATATATTAATTTTATAATATTTAATCTTTAACAAAAAGTGAAACATCCTTTTTTAATTGGAAATTTCACTTGTTTTGTTATTTTTTACGTTTTTTGTTTTGTTCTTTTACATCTTGATTAATCATTTCAGCAATTAACATTTGATTTTTTTGTCAATTATCAACTGATAAATGATATGAATAGAATACAATTCCATCAATTAACATAATTAATAAGAATGGAACAATTGAAATGGCAAATGCTACGAACATAATTCAAATATTAGCACTTGTTAATTTTGCAGTATCTTCAGTATAACCTGCTAGACCTAAAATTTTATCATTTAAACCAGGAATTGCAATCACTCCAACTGATAATGCAAATGCAATCAGTGAAGCATAAATTAATGGTTTAGAAACTGATCATGTAATTTTTTTAGATGCTTTTCAATTTGATATTTTAATTAAGTGTGCAAAGAATAATGGTGACATAACAATTGTAATAAACATTGCAGTTCTACCAAATACGATGTATTCATCTAATATTTTGTTTCTAACAATTCCACTTAAGCTACTATTCATAATTTCATGAATTTGACCTAATCAAGTAGTTGAACTTAATTTAAAATTAACTTGATATGCAGATTTAAAATCATAATTTAATCATAAGTCAGTATCTGTTGCCATCATTCCAATAAAGAATGAACCAACTGAACATAACGCAGATAGAACTCCGATTTTAATAATTGGTACAATTAAACCTTTTAATAACCCGTTTTTACCAACCTGTGGTTTAAGTTTCATTAAAGTATTATCTAATGGCCCCATTCCAATCGCAATGGCTAAACATGATTCAACAATTAAGTTAATATATAAAATATTTGTTGCTTCTAATGGAGAAATTTTAAAGATTAAAGAAATAATTAAAATAGATAAAACGTTTGCTAAGTTAAATCCCATTAATAAAGTAATTGCACGTTTAATTTTTTGATAAACGTTTCTTCCTTCATTAACTCCAGTCATTATTGTAGCGAAGTTGTCATCAGTTAAAATAACATCACTGGCTTGTTTAGCTACATCAGTACCTGTAATACCCATAGCAACCCCAATATCAGCTTTACTTAAACTTGGTGTATCATTAACTCCATCACCAGTCATTGATACAATATAACCCTTTTTCTGTAAAGTAGAAACGATCTTAACTTTATGTTCAGGGTTAACACGAGGAAATACTCGAATATTATCAATTACTTCTGCTAATTCTTCATCTGACATTGTATCTAATCTATCTGATGAAATAACTTGTTTAGCATCATATGCTAATCCTAAATCTCTAGCAATTGCTAATGCTGTAATAGCATGGTCTCCTGTAATCATACATACTTCAATTCCTGCAGCATGTGCTTCTTCAATTGCTTGAACAGCTTCTTTTCTAACAGGGTCAATCATGGCAACTGCTCCAATAAATGTAAGACCTTTTTCTTCAAGTTTATTGTTTTTAACTTCTTTATAAGCAAAAGCAAGCACTCTTAATGCATCATCACTTAAATTTGTACTTACACGCATGATTTCATGTTTATGAGTTTCAGTTAAAGCAATTACTTTATTATCAATCATAATATGATCACAAATGCTTAATAATTGATCAATAGCACCTTTTGTAAATGCTATTGATTTTTTATCAACAGTATTTAATGTACTCATTAATTTTCTTTCGCTGTCAAATGGTAGTTCATCAATTCTTTCAAATTGCTTACGATAAATTAATTCATCAACACCCATTAATTCAGCAAAATCAACTAATGCCAATTCAGTTGGATCACCAATTCTTTCATTACCTTCTGTAATACTGTCATTTGGCAATACTAATGCTTTTAATAATAATTCTTTTTGCTGAGTTTTTTCTAATCCTAAATATTCATCAGCATCCATGATTTTATTATTATCAATAACTTTTTTAACTGTCATTTTATTTTGAGTTAATGTTCCTGTTTTATCTGTACAAATAACATTAACTGATCCAAGTGTTTCAACACTTGCAAGTTTTTTAACAATCACATTATTCTTAGCCATTCTTTTTGTTGAAAAACTTAATGTAATTGAAATAACAGCAGCTAATGATTCTGGAATCACCCCAATTGCTAAAGTAATAGCAACCATTAGATAACTTGCTCAAGCTTCAAATCCACCAACAAGTGATAATAGTAAGAATACTAAAATTCCAATTAAACCAGCAATACAACTAATAATGTATCCAA
This region of Mesoplasma melaleucae genomic DNA includes:
- a CDS encoding valine--tRNA ligase gives rise to the protein MKKELDAKYNYQIVEENRYDWWIENNYFKANPDSKKLKFSIVLPPPNVTGKLHIGHAWDGSLQDAIIRFKKLNGFDVLYLPGMDHAGISTQVKVEAKLREQGINRFDLGREKFLEQAWKWKHEYAAIIRQQWAKLGLAFDYSLEKFSLDDDINKIVTEIFVDFYNKGLIYKGKRIVNWDPMQKTAISNIEVIYKEVEGFMYHFKYMLEGSNEFLSVATTRPETMFADQCLVVNPKDERYLSFIGKNVINPVNNQLIPIIADDYVELDFGTGVMKCTPAHDLNDFEIGVHHNLAKPICMNEDGTINEMGGSEYQGLDRFEARIKIIENLTKANTFIKAEPMIHQVGFSERSNAIVEPYLSDQWFVKMDSFADMILKLQKSDESIKFFPERFDQVLKKWMENIHDWTISRQLWWGHRIPAWYHKDDKTKIYVGMIAPSDAENWIQDEDVLDTWFSSGLWPFATLMRGEGFKSKYFKEYLPNGVLVTGHDIIFSWVSRMIFQTIEYTGQIPFKDVLIHGLVRDEYGTKMSKSLGNGIDPMDVIANNGSDSLRFSLLTNSTPGQDIRYSDNKVKSAWNFINKLWNASRYVLMNLEEDFKPWNQSEILGSKQLNETDKWILTEFSKVSKQVNYLIDKYEFAIAGKMLYDFVWNTYCSWYIEFAKVNLNNPATKEATQQVIVYLLKNILIMLHPYLPFVTEHIYKTLDMKASILEESWFDQEFNFETDYINVVIELINSIREFRAVNNIKNTVVLNWNATNGNLTVLSKYLNEINIFLNEFVNANLTVDKQVETETTSLPVLDFFIEISNDDFIDKDKMLAELISKKKELENEILRSEKMLNNQNFISKAAPAKIAEENEKYNLYKQQLELVVDKLNKM
- a CDS encoding cation-translocating P-type ATPase, coding for MDNWESSKIKDIEDKLKTDIKTGLTETEAAKRLEENCKNELPTAKVTPWWVTFLHAFVEPLQLILMFAAVISVVAPLISSIESKLGFHEFIDFIVIMLIVIVDAVLETVQTVKARKSVDALKSLSKPKAVVLRDHNQKEIDAADLVEGDIVILEAGKYVPAELRIVQSADFMIDEAILTGESVPVVKTHKVIGAKTILAEKTNIAFMSTFTTSGRAVGIVIGTGLNTEIGKISEAIDKNEESETPLEKKISKFGYIISCIAGLIGILVFLLLSLVGGFEAWASYLMVAITLAIGVIPESLAAVISITLSFSTKRMAKNNVIVKKLASVETLGSVNVICTDKTGTLTQNKMTVKKVIDNNKIMDADEYLGLEKTQQKELLLKALVLPNDSITEGNERIGDPTELALVDFAELMGVDELIYRKQFERIDELPFDSERKLMSTLNTVDKKSIAFTKGAIDQLLSICDHIMIDNKVIALTETHKHEIMRVSTNLSDDALRVLAFAYKEVKNNKLEEKGLTFIGAVAMIDPVRKEAVQAIEEAHAAGIEVCMITGDHAITALAIARDLGLAYDAKQVISSDRLDTMSDEELAEVIDNIRVFPRVNPEHKVKIVSTLQKKGYIVSMTGDGVNDTPSLSKADIGVAMGITGTDVAKQASDVILTDDNFATIMTGVNEGRNVYQKIKRAITLLMGFNLANVLSILIISLIFKISPLEATNILYINLIVESCLAIAIGMGPLDNTLMKLKPQVGKNGLLKGLIVPIIKIGVLSALCSVGSFFIGMMATDTDLWLNYDFKSAYQVNFKLSSTTWLGQIHEIMNSSLSGIVRNKILDEYIVFGRTAMFITIVMSPLFFAHLIKISNWKASKKITWSVSKPLIYASLIAFALSVGVIAIPGLNDKILGLAGYTEDTAKLTSANIWIMFVAFAISIVPFLLIMLIDGIVFYSYHLSVDNWQKNQMLIAEMINQDVKEQNKKRKK